The Methanohalophilus levihalophilus genome has a segment encoding these proteins:
- a CDS encoding glucoamylase: MNYEKAYELYENCVNVLRENQHENGGFYASPPGTRYPFIYPRDHSMAIIGSVDADLMDQARRGLDFVLSSQKPLGEFSQRYDVDGNDASYKDLQIDGNGLVLYALGKYFEGSGGSFFEAMADKEFVLKHWEAVEKAVGFILMNKNEEVDLIHTVNSIHEYPAYEHGFEIYANSACCAGIFAAVKMGKALGKDVSLWEEEANKIRDSIMTKLYSARRRSFIKCIRVKDRTSNPIGYDAFASSVIDVDAVEYAPAFFGLVDDTDIKVKSTVKRIHERLWDKEIGGLNRYPEMWDRNNGGYGPWPHFTCELAHHYIRVDNQDMADMYLEWVIDMAHENQLPEHISTIERFEMWFEDYTSAKILRDSKLKMIEHTRSHPKWEDGLAYVTMPLIWPHAEFISAYRSYMSKYG; encoded by the coding sequence TTGAATTACGAAAAAGCGTATGAACTTTATGAAAATTGTGTAAATGTATTAAGGGAAAACCAGCATGAAAATGGAGGTTTTTATGCCAGTCCTCCTGGAACCAGATATCCTTTCATTTATCCAAGAGATCACTCTATGGCCATTATTGGTTCTGTAGATGCTGATCTAATGGATCAGGCTCGCAGAGGGCTTGATTTTGTTTTAAGTTCCCAGAAACCACTTGGTGAGTTTTCCCAGCGCTATGATGTTGACGGAAATGATGCAAGTTACAAGGATCTGCAGATTGACGGTAACGGTCTTGTACTGTATGCTCTCGGAAAATATTTTGAAGGCAGCGGAGGCTCTTTTTTTGAGGCGATGGCGGATAAGGAGTTTGTGCTGAAACACTGGGAAGCTGTTGAGAAGGCGGTTGGATTTATTCTTATGAACAAGAATGAAGAAGTCGACCTTATTCACACGGTAAACAGTATTCATGAATATCCTGCCTATGAACACGGTTTTGAAATATATGCAAACTCAGCATGTTGCGCCGGAATTTTTGCTGCGGTGAAGATGGGCAAGGCTCTTGGGAAAGACGTTTCGCTCTGGGAAGAGGAAGCCAACAAAATTCGTGATTCCATTATGACAAAACTTTACAGTGCCAGAAGGCGCTCTTTTATCAAATGTATACGTGTCAAGGACAGGACCAGTAATCCAATTGGCTATGACGCATTTGCTTCCAGTGTCATCGATGTGGATGCTGTGGAATATGCTCCTGCATTTTTCGGGTTGGTAGATGATACGGATATCAAGGTAAAATCGACTGTCAAACGTATCCATGAGAGACTCTGGGATAAGGAAATCGGTGGTCTTAATCGCTATCCGGAAATGTGGGATCGCAATAATGGCGGATACGGTCCATGGCCGCATTTTACCTGTGAATTAGCGCATCATTATATCCGTGTTGATAATCAGGATATGGCGGATATGTACCTTGAGTGGGTAATTGATATGGCTCATGAAAACCAGTTACCTGAACATATTTCAACCATCGAGCGATTTGAAATGTGGTTTGAAGACTATACAAGCGCAAAAATTCTCAGGGATAGTAAGCTCAAAATGATTGAGCATACCCGCAGTCATCCTAAATGGGAAGATGGTCTTGCTTACGTGACAATGCCGCTTATATGGCCACATGCAGAATTCATATCTGCATATCGAAGCTACATGTCAAAATATGGATGA
- the mpgP gene encoding mannosyl-3-phosphoglycerate phosphatase — translation MGYVIFTDLDGTLIDHDTYSYNAAKPALAAIKENSIPLIFCTSKTRAELEEYVKEMELYHPFISENGGAIFIPEDYFDFDYLYSKKLKNYKVIELGTSYQLLRDVLTEIRESASLDVVGFGDMSDEEVSEDTGLALDSARLATKREYDEAFKLLDEDRADELRELIVSRGLNYTRGGRYWHLMGDNDKGKAVQKLTELFRKSDPDVKSVGLGDSQNDLPMLQAVDIPYLVQKPGEIHDSTISDSRINRVEGIGPVGWNRAILKLLSSK, via the coding sequence ATGGGATACGTTATATTTACGGATCTTGACGGGACATTGATAGATCATGATACTTATTCCTATAATGCGGCTAAACCTGCGTTAGCAGCCATTAAGGAAAATTCAATTCCTCTTATTTTCTGCACTAGTAAAACAAGAGCAGAGCTGGAAGAGTATGTGAAGGAAATGGAACTGTATCATCCTTTCATATCTGAAAACGGTGGTGCAATTTTCATACCGGAGGATTATTTTGATTTTGATTACTTATACTCGAAGAAGCTAAAGAATTACAAGGTAATCGAACTGGGTACCAGTTACCAGCTTCTTCGTGATGTGCTCACTGAGATTCGTGAATCCGCTTCTCTGGATGTTGTAGGATTTGGGGATATGAGTGACGAAGAAGTAAGTGAGGATACGGGACTTGCACTTGATTCTGCCAGACTTGCAACAAAAAGGGAATATGATGAAGCTTTCAAGTTGCTTGATGAAGATAGGGCAGATGAACTCAGGGAACTGATTGTATCCAGAGGCTTAAACTATACCCGTGGAGGGCGTTACTGGCACTTGATGGGTGATAATGACAAAGGGAAAGCTGTTCAAAAACTGACGGAGCTTTTCAGGAAGAGTGACCCGGATGTCAAAAGTGTGGGTCTGGGAGACAGCCAGAATGACCTTCCCATGCTGCAGGCAGTAGACATTCCCTATCTTGTCCAGAAGCCCGGGGAAATCCATGACAGCACTATTTCAGATTCCCGGATTAATCGTGTAGAAGGCATTGGTCCTGTTGGATGGAACCGTGCAATACTTAAGTTGTTGTCTTCTAAATAA
- the gpgS gene encoding glucosyl-3-phosphoglycerate synthase, whose product MDFNQETVTTIHDFCINKQRLAERILELRERRPASIVLPIHYKDLDNPALPNIIKQLNDCQCATTIVIPLAAENVEQYRTALRELEKLEINHTLLWCNGPTVEKIINQMKEIDIDITSFRGKGMDVWLGLGIASLNSYAIAVHDADILTYSTDIPVKLLYPIVDPELNFFFNKGYYARVNVEERKMHGRVYRLFVEPLLDTMNEELRCNSELLQYFKAFRYTLSGEFAMTSDFALNIRIPADWGLEVGLLAEVHRNAAIKRICQTDLGFYDHQHKKLGTDLSAGLCKMAGDIFTTVLRVLTETTQTTVSIPFLHSARIKYKRLGQDAIRKYYTDAYCNGLEFNRHLEEMYVDMFSNVIMKVGEDYLMNPNDVLMPDWTRALSAIPDLREQLYQAAINDVKKFGNSE is encoded by the coding sequence ATGGATTTTAATCAGGAGACTGTCACGACTATACACGATTTTTGTATTAATAAACAAAGGCTTGCAGAAAGGATACTAGAGCTCAGGGAAAGAAGGCCGGCATCCATTGTCCTTCCAATCCATTACAAGGATCTGGATAATCCTGCACTTCCAAATATTATTAAGCAATTGAATGACTGTCAGTGTGCCACTACAATTGTAATCCCGCTTGCGGCAGAAAATGTAGAGCAATACAGGACTGCCCTCAGGGAATTGGAGAAACTGGAAATCAATCATACTCTTCTTTGGTGTAACGGCCCAACTGTTGAGAAAATCATTAACCAGATGAAGGAAATTGACATCGATATTACCTCTTTCAGGGGCAAAGGAATGGATGTCTGGCTGGGACTTGGGATTGCAAGCCTCAATTCTTATGCAATCGCCGTTCATGATGCTGATATTCTGACATATTCCACCGACATCCCCGTAAAACTCCTGTATCCAATTGTTGATCCTGAACTCAACTTCTTCTTTAACAAAGGATATTATGCAAGGGTGAATGTCGAGGAACGGAAAATGCATGGAAGAGTCTACAGGCTCTTTGTGGAACCTTTGCTTGATACAATGAATGAAGAATTACGGTGCAACTCTGAGTTGCTCCAGTATTTCAAGGCTTTCCGATACACTCTTTCCGGAGAATTTGCGATGACCAGTGATTTCGCTCTCAACATACGCATTCCTGCAGATTGGGGACTGGAAGTCGGATTGCTGGCGGAAGTACATCGAAACGCCGCGATAAAGAGAATTTGTCAGACTGATCTCGGGTTTTATGATCACCAGCATAAGAAACTTGGAACCGATCTTTCTGCAGGTCTTTGCAAAATGGCCGGGGATATATTTACAACTGTCCTGAGAGTACTTACAGAAACCACTCAAACAACGGTATCCATACCATTTCTCCACAGTGCAAGGATAAAATATAAGCGTCTGGGACAGGATGCCATCAGAAAATATTATACCGATGCATACTGCAACGGTCTCGAATTCAACAGGCATCTCGAAGAAATGTATGTTGATATGTTTTCAAACGTCATTATGAAAGTTGGAGAAGACTACCTGATGAATCCAAACGATGTCCTCATGCCCGACTGGACAAGAGCCCTTTCAGCCATTCCTGATTTGCGTGAACAGCTGTATCAGGCAGCTATAAATGACGTAAAGAAATTTGGGAACAGTGAATAA
- a CDS encoding pyridoxal phosphate-dependent aminotransferase has product MIPERVRNIPPFYVMEVLEEAQQLEKHGASVIHLEIGEPDFPTAPHICEAAHQALSGCITRYTHSMGIPELRKSIANYYNRHFDVDVSPEQVIVTSGTSPALMLAFMLLVEQGHNVLMSNPHYACYPNFVTAIGGTTEYVPVNAENGFSLNAENIQMNLNDKTDAILLNTPSNPAGSVMDKKDLKSIAEIEGDIPIVCDEIYQGLTYGKEDHTILEYTDNAIALNGFSKKYCMTGWRLGYMIAPKSYLRVLQKMQQNFFICANSFVQEAGIAALEGPQDHVEKMVETYDMRRKYMLKRLKEIGLGIEYEPDGAFYILANAREYGRNSLELSRDILEKTHVAVTPGIDFGKGAEGYIRFSYANSLENIEEGMNRLEKYLNG; this is encoded by the coding sequence ATGATTCCGGAACGTGTAAGGAACATTCCCCCTTTTTATGTCATGGAAGTGCTTGAAGAAGCGCAACAACTTGAAAAACATGGAGCATCTGTAATCCATCTGGAAATCGGCGAACCTGATTTTCCAACTGCTCCCCATATTTGTGAAGCTGCACATCAAGCCCTTAGCGGATGTATCACCAGATATACACACAGTATGGGCATCCCGGAATTAAGGAAATCCATTGCTAATTATTACAACCGGCATTTTGATGTTGATGTTTCTCCCGAGCAGGTAATCGTAACTTCCGGAACAAGTCCTGCACTCATGCTTGCTTTTATGTTGCTTGTTGAGCAGGGGCACAATGTCCTCATGTCAAATCCTCATTATGCCTGTTATCCAAACTTTGTAACTGCAATCGGAGGAACTACTGAGTACGTTCCTGTAAATGCAGAAAACGGATTTTCACTTAATGCTGAAAATATCCAGATGAACCTGAATGACAAGACCGATGCCATCCTGCTTAATACACCATCGAATCCCGCAGGTTCGGTGATGGACAAAAAAGATCTAAAAAGCATTGCAGAAATTGAAGGGGATATCCCGATTGTCTGTGATGAAATCTATCAGGGACTTACCTATGGAAAAGAGGATCACACAATTCTCGAATACACAGACAATGCCATAGCCCTCAACGGTTTCTCAAAGAAATACTGCATGACCGGCTGGAGGCTGGGTTACATGATAGCGCCAAAAAGCTACCTTCGGGTATTGCAGAAAATGCAGCAGAATTTTTTTATCTGTGCCAATTCATTTGTTCAGGAAGCGGGAATTGCAGCTCTTGAAGGACCTCAGGATCATGTCGAAAAAATGGTCGAAACTTATGACATGCGCAGGAAATACATGCTAAAGAGATTAAAGGAAATTGGATTGGGCATTGAATACGAGCCTGATGGAGCTTTCTATATTCTTGCAAATGCCCGGGAATACGGGAGAAATTCCCTTGAATTAAGCCGTGATATTCTGGAAAAAACGCATGTTGCAGTTACACCGGGAATTGACTTTGGAAAGGGTGCCGAAGGTTACATAAGATTTTCCTATGCCAACAGCCTTGAAAACATAGAAGAAGGTATGAATCGGCTGGAAAAATATCTCAACGGCTGA
- a CDS encoding cation-translocating P-type ATPase, with protein sequence MGGEIKWYRSTVEEAFSLLESSGEGISEDEAELRLSKYGFNEVEIKKKHGPLYKFAKQFKSPLIYVLLAAAALTFFLDEYADTAVIMGVVLANAVIGFVQENKAEHALESLAKMMKPEATVLREGQRKIIPSRELVAGDVVTLEAGSRVPADMRIIFTRNMRIDESALTGESMAVEKVIDPIQKEDLPLGDQKNMAFGGTLITQGIGKGIVVSTGAFTEIGRISELIQQTKAINTPLLRTIDHLGKLLFMVIVVVSAFTFIIGKLQGFATLDIFLATVSLAVAAIPEGLPALITISLAIGVKTMASRNAIVRNLPSVETLGSATVICSDKTGTLTKNEMTVTEIFTLEGSFDVSGSGYIPQGQFFSHDRDIDPQAYPTLIGTLEAGVLCNDAYMREEGGIDGDPTEGALLVSGLKAGKFHLPRLDTIPFESELRLMATLNERENGTRLIYIKGSPEKIVELCSAQDDGNRISSIQPEFILDNASEMASRGLRVIGMAYKRVSYTQSTLHVSDLNDLVFLGLQGMIDPPREEVKTAIEKCKTAGIRVIMITGDHVLTAHSIAKQLGIRTYGALSGSDLDRMGDTQLKEQLETVSVFARTSPEDKSRIVRLLKEEGEVVAVTGDGINDAPALKGADIGIAMGRSGTEVAKEASDMVLADDNFASIVNAVEEGRDVYNKIQKVIMWTLPTNAAEGLAIMAAVLLGITNPPLLPLHILWINTVTAICLGVPIVFEPREENLLFRRPRDPEEPLLLPIIKRRIVTVALLMVTATFLLFFFQMENNSRDIMVAQTIALNTIVFFEIFYLFNSKSIHNNVFDRLVSNRAMLLGIAIVISLQLLITYNTYLNGILKTAPLEVFDWIIILCLSSSVFFIIEAEKYLMKKGRGIRGKISR encoded by the coding sequence ATGGGTGGGGAAATTAAATGGTATCGCTCAACTGTGGAAGAGGCCTTTTCTCTTCTTGAAAGTTCCGGAGAAGGAATTTCGGAAGATGAAGCTGAGCTGCGTCTTTCAAAATACGGTTTCAATGAAGTGGAAATAAAAAAGAAGCATGGTCCTCTCTATAAGTTTGCGAAACAATTCAAGAGTCCTCTGATCTACGTTCTTCTTGCTGCAGCTGCACTTACTTTTTTCCTTGATGAATATGCAGACACAGCTGTAATTATGGGGGTTGTCCTTGCCAATGCAGTGATTGGATTTGTGCAGGAAAACAAGGCAGAACATGCACTTGAATCCCTTGCAAAAATGATGAAACCTGAAGCCACAGTTCTACGTGAAGGGCAGAGAAAAATAATTCCAAGCAGGGAACTGGTTGCCGGAGATGTGGTAACACTCGAAGCAGGTTCCCGTGTCCCTGCGGATATGAGAATCATATTCACCAGGAATATGCGAATCGATGAGTCAGCCCTCACAGGCGAATCCATGGCAGTGGAAAAAGTCATTGATCCAATCCAAAAAGAAGATCTCCCTCTGGGTGACCAGAAAAACATGGCATTTGGAGGCACTCTCATCACTCAGGGAATCGGAAAGGGTATCGTTGTCTCCACCGGAGCGTTTACTGAAATCGGCAGAATCTCAGAATTGATCCAGCAGACAAAGGCGATAAACACACCTTTACTACGCACCATTGATCATCTGGGCAAACTTCTGTTTATGGTTATAGTTGTGGTTTCAGCTTTTACATTTATTATAGGTAAATTGCAGGGTTTTGCGACGCTTGATATATTCCTTGCCACCGTAAGCCTTGCAGTAGCTGCAATTCCGGAAGGATTGCCAGCCCTTATCACAATTTCACTTGCTATTGGTGTAAAGACAATGGCTTCAAGAAATGCAATTGTTCGGAATTTACCCTCAGTGGAAACACTGGGTTCTGCAACTGTTATCTGTTCGGATAAGACCGGAACGCTCACCAAAAACGAAATGACCGTGACGGAAATATTTACACTTGAAGGCAGTTTTGATGTTTCGGGTTCGGGGTATATCCCGCAAGGGCAATTCTTCTCACATGACAGAGATATTGATCCGCAGGCATATCCCACTTTGATAGGTACCCTCGAAGCAGGAGTTTTGTGCAATGATGCCTATATGAGAGAAGAAGGAGGCATAGATGGCGATCCCACGGAAGGCGCTCTTTTGGTTTCTGGACTAAAGGCAGGTAAGTTTCATCTCCCAAGGCTTGACACCATCCCATTTGAATCCGAACTTCGTCTTATGGCCACCCTGAATGAGAGGGAAAACGGAACCCGTTTGATATATATCAAAGGTTCTCCCGAAAAGATAGTGGAACTGTGCAGCGCTCAGGATGATGGAAATCGGATCTCGTCCATACAGCCGGAGTTTATCCTGGATAATGCCTCGGAAATGGCTTCAAGAGGCCTGCGTGTAATAGGAATGGCTTATAAAAGAGTCTCATATACTCAGTCCACACTACATGTTTCCGATCTTAACGATCTTGTTTTCCTGGGCCTGCAGGGCATGATAGATCCTCCCCGGGAAGAAGTTAAGACTGCAATTGAAAAATGCAAAACCGCCGGAATCCGTGTGATCATGATTACAGGTGATCATGTCCTTACTGCTCACAGTATTGCAAAACAGCTCGGAATCAGGACGTATGGGGCACTTTCAGGAAGCGATCTTGACAGAATGGGTGATACACAATTAAAAGAGCAGCTTGAGACAGTTTCCGTATTTGCCCGTACATCACCTGAGGACAAGTCCAGAATAGTCCGCCTTCTCAAGGAGGAAGGTGAAGTTGTTGCCGTTACAGGGGATGGCATAAATGACGCTCCCGCGCTTAAGGGTGCTGACATCGGGATTGCAATGGGTAGATCGGGAACGGAAGTTGCCAAGGAAGCATCGGACATGGTTCTTGCTGATGATAACTTTGCTTCGATTGTAAATGCAGTTGAGGAGGGACGTGATGTCTATAACAAAATCCAGAAAGTGATTATGTGGACGCTTCCGACAAATGCTGCAGAAGGTCTGGCCATAATGGCAGCTGTCCTGCTCGGAATTACAAATCCTCCTTTGCTTCCCTTACATATCCTGTGGATTAATACGGTTACTGCAATATGTCTGGGTGTACCGATTGTTTTTGAACCCAGGGAAGAAAACCTGCTTTTCAGACGTCCCCGTGATCCGGAAGAACCACTCTTGTTACCAATAATAAAAAGGCGTATTGTCACAGTTGCATTGCTGATGGTTACTGCCACATTCCTGCTGTTCTTTTTCCAGATGGAGAACAACAGCCGGGATATTATGGTTGCCCAAACTATAGCCCTGAATACAATTGTATTCTTTGAGATTTTTTATCTCTTCAATTCAAAATCCATACATAACAATGTTTTTGACAGGTTAGTTTCCAACCGGGCAATGCTTCTGGGAATTGCAATTGTCATATCATTGCAGCTGCTGATTACATACAACACTTACCTGAATGGCATCTTGAAAACCGCTCCCCTTGAAGTCTTTGACTGGATTATAATACTTTGTCTTTCGAGTTCGGTGTTTTTCATAATAGAAGCCGAAAAATACCTGATGAAAAAAGGACGGGGAATAAGAGGCAAGATCAGCCGTTGA
- a CDS encoding thioredoxin family protein, which yields MTSGIIEANSVNWEGIINGEKGPSVVMFYLTTCPHCQNIYPYFQNFAQEFGDRVTFAKMNAEENPDISGLYGIMGTPTFIYFCKGIAIKSETGAVHPANLKRNIEELITGGEECVLKTTVLSHEISPYE from the coding sequence ATGACTTCAGGGATTATTGAAGCAAATTCCGTAAACTGGGAAGGAATCATTAATGGTGAAAAGGGGCCTTCAGTAGTTATGTTTTACCTGACTACATGCCCGCATTGCCAGAATATCTATCCTTATTTCCAGAATTTTGCACAGGAATTCGGTGACAGGGTTACCTTTGCAAAAATGAATGCAGAGGAAAACCCGGATATTTCAGGACTTTATGGTATAATGGGAACTCCAACTTTCATTTACTTCTGTAAGGGCATTGCGATAAAAAGCGAGACTGGAGCTGTGCACCCTGCTAATTTAAAGCGAAACATAGAAGAGCTTATTACCGGCGGAGAGGAATGTGTATTAAAAACTACCGTACTAAGTCATGAAATTTCACCATATGAGTAA
- a CDS encoding tRNA (guanine(10)-N(2))-dimethyltransferase, whose product MEMQQIREGDVSLLVHAFSEKGYTPSVTPVFYNPHMELNRDVTVAAIAAWIKRKNKDNPDENAGITYLDAMAASGIRGIRVAKEIGVNVTLNDWGEEACKLILENVELNQLSSNSQVSRKSANVLMHEKKFDIIDLDPFGSPAPFLDAAASSAKGLLAVTATDTAPLCGAHLNSGMRKYSSVPLNTEYHSEMGARVLLGYMARVIAMHEKSMVPLLTHATRHYVRTYVQLKNGAKAADKSLREVGFIAHCPSCGMVDYKKGLTVQMEKSCPFCKKEVHVGGPLWLGSLHEQGFCEEILLEMEERPLGTKDASSKMLEVCKNELDVPMFYDQHKICKQLGISAKPIEELLERIRESGFEASRTHFSGTSFKSDANYKQIKQIVRNY is encoded by the coding sequence ATGGAGATGCAGCAAATCAGGGAAGGCGACGTTTCTTTATTAGTTCATGCCTTCTCTGAAAAAGGTTATACTCCATCTGTCACCCCTGTTTTTTATAATCCTCACATGGAATTAAACCGTGACGTTACAGTGGCAGCTATCGCAGCCTGGATCAAAAGGAAAAACAAGGATAATCCAGATGAGAATGCCGGCATCACATATCTTGATGCAATGGCAGCTTCCGGAATCCGTGGAATCAGGGTTGCCAAAGAAATAGGAGTAAACGTTACACTTAACGATTGGGGAGAGGAAGCATGCAAACTTATTCTGGAGAACGTTGAACTAAACCAACTATCAAGTAATTCTCAGGTTTCCCGGAAGAGTGCTAACGTCCTGATGCATGAGAAAAAGTTTGATATCATTGATCTTGACCCTTTCGGTAGTCCTGCGCCCTTTTTGGACGCTGCGGCCTCCAGTGCAAAGGGATTACTGGCAGTGACGGCAACCGATACGGCTCCTCTTTGTGGAGCGCATTTGAACTCAGGTATGAGAAAATATTCATCAGTGCCCTTGAACACTGAATACCATAGTGAAATGGGAGCAAGGGTCCTTCTGGGATACATGGCTCGTGTTATTGCAATGCATGAGAAATCAATGGTTCCGCTCTTGACACATGCCACACGCCATTATGTAAGAACATATGTGCAACTGAAAAACGGAGCAAAAGCAGCTGATAAGAGCCTCAGGGAAGTTGGATTTATAGCACACTGCCCATCCTGTGGGATGGTAGATTATAAGAAAGGACTCACAGTACAGATGGAAAAGAGCTGCCCGTTCTGCAAAAAAGAAGTACATGTAGGAGGTCCCCTGTGGCTGGGAAGTCTCCATGAACAGGGATTTTGCGAAGAAATTCTGCTTGAAATGGAAGAGAGGCCTTTAGGTACTAAGGATGCATCTTCAAAAATGCTGGAAGTTTGTAAAAATGAGCTTGATGTCCCAATGTTTTATGACCAGCACAAGATTTGCAAACAATTGGGAATATCCGCAAAGCCAATTGAGGAATTGCTTGAAAGAATTAGAGAAAGCGGCTTTGAAGCCAGTAGAACTCATTTTTCGGGAACTTCATTTAAATCAGATGCAAATTACAAACAGATTAAACAAATTGTCAGAAATTATTAA
- a CDS encoding DUF1699 family protein, whose amino-acid sequence MKIRLLNSKNEIEKLKPEDEIVHLSFRPSNTDLMEIIKRCPSIKAVQIPDSYKGTLSGTATKFLELQGVALLTGSLKSAYVEKYMEVSD is encoded by the coding sequence TTGAAAATCAGGTTACTAAACTCTAAAAACGAGATAGAAAAATTGAAACCGGAAGATGAAATTGTACATCTTTCTTTTAGACCAAGCAACACCGATTTGATGGAAATCATCAAACGTTGTCCAAGCATAAAAGCTGTTCAGATACCCGACTCCTACAAAGGGACCCTTTCAGGAACTGCTACAAAGTTCCTTGAATTACAGGGAGTCGCACTGCTTACAGGAAGTCTGAAAAGCGCATACGTCGAAAAATATATGGAAGTCAGTGACTGA
- a CDS encoding CxxC-x17-CxxC domain-containing protein: MDRRGFNGGSRSFNNAPREMHKAKCSDCGQETEVPFVPDPDRPVYCRDCYQKHKPRRNF; encoded by the coding sequence ATGGACAGAAGAGGATTCAATGGCGGAAGCCGTAGCTTTAACAATGCACCTCGTGAGATGCATAAGGCCAAATGTAGTGACTGTGGCCAGGAGACAGAAGTTCCTTTTGTACCGGATCCTGACAGGCCGGTATACTGCAGGGATTGCTACCAGAAACACAAGCCACGCAGGAATTTCTAA
- a CDS encoding DEAD/DEAH box helicase, producing MKSLTFKELHLSKDVERAVEDLGFEEPTPIQAQSIPFILEGRDVIGQAQTGTGKTAAFGIPALEMIDPDVKKVQVIVLCPTRELANQVAEELNKLAKYQKTKILPIYGGQPIERQIKALRRGVQIVIGTPGRVMDHIERKTLRLNAVEMVVLDEADEMLDMGFREDIEDILNEVPEERQTILFSATMPKPILRLTKRYQNNPQMIKTVHKKLTVPLVEQYYFEVKRHVKPEVLCRLIDIYNVKSSLVFCNTKKQVDTLAETLRSRGYLVDALHGDLKQKQRDKVMASFRKGDIETLIATDVAARGIDVENIEVVFNYDIPQDEESYVHRIGRTGRAGREGTAFTFAAGKDIRKIKSIQKHTGAKIIRKKVPSQSDVEDIRAELLSQKVKDAVDAGHMGEYIHWVENLLEEDYTSVDIAAALVKIVLSDVKK from the coding sequence ATGAAATCACTAACTTTTAAAGAATTACACTTATCAAAAGACGTGGAACGGGCTGTTGAGGATTTGGGTTTTGAAGAACCTACTCCCATCCAGGCACAGTCAATTCCTTTTATCCTGGAAGGAAGGGATGTAATCGGGCAGGCACAAACTGGTACAGGAAAAACTGCAGCCTTTGGAATTCCTGCGCTTGAGATGATAGACCCTGATGTCAAAAAAGTACAGGTCATCGTACTTTGTCCCACAAGGGAACTCGCAAATCAGGTTGCTGAAGAGTTAAACAAACTCGCAAAATACCAGAAGACTAAAATTTTACCAATATATGGCGGCCAGCCCATTGAAAGGCAGATCAAAGCTCTTCGCAGGGGTGTACAGATTGTAATTGGAACTCCTGGCCGTGTGATGGATCATATTGAGAGAAAAACCCTGAGACTCAATGCAGTAGAAATGGTTGTGCTGGATGAAGCCGATGAAATGCTTGACATGGGATTCAGGGAAGATATTGAAGATATTCTTAATGAAGTTCCGGAAGAAAGGCAAACCATTCTCTTTTCCGCAACTATGCCAAAACCAATATTGAGGTTAACAAAACGGTATCAGAATAATCCTCAGATGATAAAAACCGTTCACAAGAAACTTACTGTTCCTTTAGTAGAACAATACTACTTTGAGGTCAAGCGCCATGTAAAGCCGGAAGTTCTTTGCAGGCTTATTGATATCTACAACGTAAAATCCTCTCTTGTTTTCTGTAACACAAAGAAGCAGGTTGATACTCTTGCTGAAACCCTGCGATCACGTGGTTACCTTGTTGATGCGCTTCATGGAGATTTGAAACAGAAACAAAGAGATAAGGTCATGGCCAGCTTCAGGAAAGGGGACATCGAAACCCTGATTGCAACAGATGTTGCGGCACGCGGGATAGATGTTGAAAATATCGAAGTGGTCTTTAATTACGATATTCCACAGGATGAAGAATCATACGTCCACAGGATAGGAAGGACGGGACGTGCAGGAAGGGAAGGAACTGCCTTTACTTTTGCTGCCGGCAAGGACATTCGCAAGATAAAAAGTATACAAAAACACACCGGTGCCAAAATAATCCGTAAGAAGGTGCCTTCACAGAGCGATGTGGAAGATATCCGTGCAGAGCTGCTTTCCCAGAAGGTTAAAGACGCTGTTGATGCCGGTCACATGGGAGAGTACATTCACTGGGTTGAAAATCTCCTTGAGGAAGATTATACATCAGTTGATATTGCTGCAGCTCTTGTGAAAATTGTGCTGTCTGATGTAAAGAAATAA